One Xenopus tropicalis strain Nigerian chromosome 8, UCB_Xtro_10.0, whole genome shotgun sequence genomic window carries:
- the st6galnac6 gene encoding alpha-N-acetylgalactosaminide alpha-2,6-sialyltransferase 6 — protein MSNNTKGRTAALILIFALVTFLIILTSNNSEEPFNYRELKLKYTNPPNIRKWLLQDGYISVSGNKTLHPKCNSCVIVTSSSHLLNTDLGPKINQAECIIRMNDAPTTGYEKDVGNKTTFRVVAHSSVYRVLRRPQEFLSRFPGQTLIFWGPPNKMQQGSKSNMYHIIQRASSAFPNVSAFVVSPRNMGRFDELFRAETGRDRAKSHSWLSTGWFTMVIAVELCNNVHVYGMVPPNYCSKRQRKMPYHYYEPKSPDECITYIQNEQGRRGNHHRFITEKLVFARWAPVYNITFSHPEWLDDIETESI, from the exons atgtCCAATAATACAAAG GGCCGCACAGCAGCGCTTATACTGATTTTTGCCTTGGTCACCTTTCTCATCATACTGACTTCCAACAACAGCGAGGAACCATTCAACTACAGGGAGTTGAAGCTCAAATATACCAACCCACCCAATATCAGAAAATGGCTGCTACAAGACGGATACATCTCAGTGTCTGGCAACAAG ACACTACATCCCAAGTGCAACAGCTGCGTTATTGTCACCAGTTCCAGCCACCTCCTCAACACTGATCTGGGCCCAAAGATCAACCAGGCAGAATGCATTATTCGCATGAATGACGCCCCCACCACAGGTTACGAAAAGGATGTTGGGAACAAGACTACGTTCCGCGTGGTGGCCCACTCCAGTGTATACAGGGTTCTTAGGAGGCCGCAAGAGTTCTTAAGCCGTTTTCCAGGACAGACTCTTATCTTTTGGGGACCTCCTAACAAGATGCAGCAGGGCAGCAAGTCTAATATGTATCACATCATCCAACGAGCCAGCTCAGCTTTCCCCAACGTGTCTGCCTTTGTTGTGTCCCCAAGGAACATGGGGAGATTTGACGAGTTGTTCCGGGCAGAGACAGGGAGGGACCG AGCGAAGTCTCACTCATGGCTTAGTACGGGCTGGTTTACAATGGTGATAGCAGTGGAGCTGTGCAACAATGTGCACGTGTATGGCATGGTTCCCCCAAACTACTGCAG TAAACGCCAGAGGAAGATGCCGTATCATTATTACGAACCAAAAAGCCCAGACGAGTGCATCACGTACATTCAGAACGAGCAAGGCCGTAGAGGAAACCACCACCGTTTTATCACAGAGAAATTAGTGTTTGCCCGCTGGGCACCAGTATACAACATCACATTCTCTCACCCGGAGTGGCTTGATGACATAGAGACTGAATCTATTTAA
- the st6galnac6 gene encoding alpha-N-acetylgalactosaminide alpha-2,6-sialyltransferase 6 isoform X1: protein MLAPALEREKAPRFKEKTYPASQRGGLKPKLKEGPHICQCLLPMALGRTAALILIFALVTFLIILTSNNSEEPFNYRELKLKYTNPPNIRKWLLQDGYISVSGNKTLHPKCNSCVIVTSSSHLLNTDLGPKINQAECIIRMNDAPTTGYEKDVGNKTTFRVVAHSSVYRVLRRPQEFLSRFPGQTLIFWGPPNKMQQGSKSNMYHIIQRASSAFPNVSAFVVSPRNMGRFDELFRAETGRDRAKSHSWLSTGWFTMVIAVELCNNVHVYGMVPPNYCSKRQRKMPYHYYEPKSPDECITYIQNEQGRRGNHHRFITEKLVFARWAPVYNITFSHPEWLDDIETESI from the exons atGCTGGCTCCAGCTTTGGAAAGGGAAAAGGCACCAAGATTTAAAGAGAAGACATACCCTGCCAGCCAGAGAGGAGGCCTGAAACCCAAGCTAAAGGAAGGACCCCATATCTGCCAGTGTCTGCTTCCCATGGCCTTG GGCCGCACAGCAGCGCTTATACTGATTTTTGCCTTGGTCACCTTTCTCATCATACTGACTTCCAACAACAGCGAGGAACCATTCAACTACAGGGAGTTGAAGCTCAAATATACCAACCCACCCAATATCAGAAAATGGCTGCTACAAGACGGATACATCTCAGTGTCTGGCAACAAG ACACTACATCCCAAGTGCAACAGCTGCGTTATTGTCACCAGTTCCAGCCACCTCCTCAACACTGATCTGGGCCCAAAGATCAACCAGGCAGAATGCATTATTCGCATGAATGACGCCCCCACCACAGGTTACGAAAAGGATGTTGGGAACAAGACTACGTTCCGCGTGGTGGCCCACTCCAGTGTATACAGGGTTCTTAGGAGGCCGCAAGAGTTCTTAAGCCGTTTTCCAGGACAGACTCTTATCTTTTGGGGACCTCCTAACAAGATGCAGCAGGGCAGCAAGTCTAATATGTATCACATCATCCAACGAGCCAGCTCAGCTTTCCCCAACGTGTCTGCCTTTGTTGTGTCCCCAAGGAACATGGGGAGATTTGACGAGTTGTTCCGGGCAGAGACAGGGAGGGACCG AGCGAAGTCTCACTCATGGCTTAGTACGGGCTGGTTTACAATGGTGATAGCAGTGGAGCTGTGCAACAATGTGCACGTGTATGGCATGGTTCCCCCAAACTACTGCAG TAAACGCCAGAGGAAGATGCCGTATCATTATTACGAACCAAAAAGCCCAGACGAGTGCATCACGTACATTCAGAACGAGCAAGGCCGTAGAGGAAACCACCACCGTTTTATCACAGAGAAATTAGTGTTTGCCCGCTGGGCACCAGTATACAACATCACATTCTCTCACCCGGAGTGGCTTGATGACATAGAGACTGAATCTATTTAA
- the st6galnac6 gene encoding alpha-N-acetylgalactosaminide alpha-2,6-sialyltransferase 6 isoform X3, with the protein MSNTTGRTAALILIFALVTFLIILTSNNSEEPFNYRELKLKYTNPPNIRKWLLQDGYISVSGNKTLHPKCNSCVIVTSSSHLLNTDLGPKINQAECIIRMNDAPTTGYEKDVGNKTTFRVVAHSSVYRVLRRPQEFLSRFPGQTLIFWGPPNKMQQGSKSNMYHIIQRASSAFPNVSAFVVSPRNMGRFDELFRAETGRDRAKSHSWLSTGWFTMVIAVELCNNVHVYGMVPPNYCSKRQRKMPYHYYEPKSPDECITYIQNEQGRRGNHHRFITEKLVFARWAPVYNITFSHPEWLDDIETESI; encoded by the exons ATGTCTAACACCACA GGCCGCACAGCAGCGCTTATACTGATTTTTGCCTTGGTCACCTTTCTCATCATACTGACTTCCAACAACAGCGAGGAACCATTCAACTACAGGGAGTTGAAGCTCAAATATACCAACCCACCCAATATCAGAAAATGGCTGCTACAAGACGGATACATCTCAGTGTCTGGCAACAAG ACACTACATCCCAAGTGCAACAGCTGCGTTATTGTCACCAGTTCCAGCCACCTCCTCAACACTGATCTGGGCCCAAAGATCAACCAGGCAGAATGCATTATTCGCATGAATGACGCCCCCACCACAGGTTACGAAAAGGATGTTGGGAACAAGACTACGTTCCGCGTGGTGGCCCACTCCAGTGTATACAGGGTTCTTAGGAGGCCGCAAGAGTTCTTAAGCCGTTTTCCAGGACAGACTCTTATCTTTTGGGGACCTCCTAACAAGATGCAGCAGGGCAGCAAGTCTAATATGTATCACATCATCCAACGAGCCAGCTCAGCTTTCCCCAACGTGTCTGCCTTTGTTGTGTCCCCAAGGAACATGGGGAGATTTGACGAGTTGTTCCGGGCAGAGACAGGGAGGGACCG AGCGAAGTCTCACTCATGGCTTAGTACGGGCTGGTTTACAATGGTGATAGCAGTGGAGCTGTGCAACAATGTGCACGTGTATGGCATGGTTCCCCCAAACTACTGCAG TAAACGCCAGAGGAAGATGCCGTATCATTATTACGAACCAAAAAGCCCAGACGAGTGCATCACGTACATTCAGAACGAGCAAGGCCGTAGAGGAAACCACCACCGTTTTATCACAGAGAAATTAGTGTTTGCCCGCTGGGCACCAGTATACAACATCACATTCTCTCACCCGGAGTGGCTTGATGACATAGAGACTGAATCTATTTAA
- the st6galnac6 gene encoding alpha-N-acetylgalactosaminide alpha-2,6-sialyltransferase 6 isoform X2 translates to MVTLMLPKIKLRVTGRTAALILIFALVTFLIILTSNNSEEPFNYRELKLKYTNPPNIRKWLLQDGYISVSGNKTLHPKCNSCVIVTSSSHLLNTDLGPKINQAECIIRMNDAPTTGYEKDVGNKTTFRVVAHSSVYRVLRRPQEFLSRFPGQTLIFWGPPNKMQQGSKSNMYHIIQRASSAFPNVSAFVVSPRNMGRFDELFRAETGRDRAKSHSWLSTGWFTMVIAVELCNNVHVYGMVPPNYCSKRQRKMPYHYYEPKSPDECITYIQNEQGRRGNHHRFITEKLVFARWAPVYNITFSHPEWLDDIETESI, encoded by the exons ATGGTGACCCTTATGCTGCCAAAAATTAAACTGAGAGTCACG GGCCGCACAGCAGCGCTTATACTGATTTTTGCCTTGGTCACCTTTCTCATCATACTGACTTCCAACAACAGCGAGGAACCATTCAACTACAGGGAGTTGAAGCTCAAATATACCAACCCACCCAATATCAGAAAATGGCTGCTACAAGACGGATACATCTCAGTGTCTGGCAACAAG ACACTACATCCCAAGTGCAACAGCTGCGTTATTGTCACCAGTTCCAGCCACCTCCTCAACACTGATCTGGGCCCAAAGATCAACCAGGCAGAATGCATTATTCGCATGAATGACGCCCCCACCACAGGTTACGAAAAGGATGTTGGGAACAAGACTACGTTCCGCGTGGTGGCCCACTCCAGTGTATACAGGGTTCTTAGGAGGCCGCAAGAGTTCTTAAGCCGTTTTCCAGGACAGACTCTTATCTTTTGGGGACCTCCTAACAAGATGCAGCAGGGCAGCAAGTCTAATATGTATCACATCATCCAACGAGCCAGCTCAGCTTTCCCCAACGTGTCTGCCTTTGTTGTGTCCCCAAGGAACATGGGGAGATTTGACGAGTTGTTCCGGGCAGAGACAGGGAGGGACCG AGCGAAGTCTCACTCATGGCTTAGTACGGGCTGGTTTACAATGGTGATAGCAGTGGAGCTGTGCAACAATGTGCACGTGTATGGCATGGTTCCCCCAAACTACTGCAG TAAACGCCAGAGGAAGATGCCGTATCATTATTACGAACCAAAAAGCCCAGACGAGTGCATCACGTACATTCAGAACGAGCAAGGCCGTAGAGGAAACCACCACCGTTTTATCACAGAGAAATTAGTGTTTGCCCGCTGGGCACCAGTATACAACATCACATTCTCTCACCCGGAGTGGCTTGATGACATAGAGACTGAATCTATTTAA